In the genome of Pseudomonas protegens, one region contains:
- a CDS encoding aldehyde dehydrogenase family protein — protein MSLEHYIDNQWQASSWAEDIPVLDPSTGIAYARIARGTAEDIDLAVQAAQRALGDNFDGPWGGLSALERGRLLARLGQAVLEHHEELAQIEARDTGKALKVARADATALARYFEYYAGAADKLHGETLPYQAGYTVLTVREPHGVTGHIIPWNYPMQIFGRSVGAALAAGNACVVKPAEDASLSLLRLAELAAQVGFPAGTINVVSGYGHEAGAALCAHPGVAHISFTGSTGTGALVAKAAAERHCPVTLELGGKSPQIVFADADVERALPVLINAIVQNCGQTCSAGSRLLVQRSLYEPLLERLAQCFGQLRAGPSELDLDMGPLINQKQLRQVREFVREAEAAGIPVAARGQVVAEAGSGGYFQEAVLFRDVPPDSRLAREEVFGPVLAVLPFEDEAEAIRLANDSAFGLVAGVWTRDGARQLRMAHKLRCGQVFINNYGAGGGVELPFGGVKASGYGREKGFEALLGFTTLKTIAIRHD, from the coding sequence ATGAGCCTCGAACACTACATCGACAACCAATGGCAAGCCTCGTCCTGGGCCGAGGACATTCCGGTACTCGACCCCAGCACCGGCATCGCCTACGCGCGGATCGCCCGCGGCACCGCCGAGGACATCGACCTGGCGGTGCAGGCCGCGCAGCGCGCCCTGGGCGACAACTTCGACGGGCCCTGGGGCGGCCTGTCGGCCCTGGAGCGCGGGCGCCTGCTGGCGCGCCTGGGCCAGGCGGTGCTGGAGCACCACGAAGAGCTGGCGCAGATCGAGGCCCGGGACACCGGCAAGGCGCTGAAGGTGGCCCGCGCCGATGCCACGGCCCTGGCGCGCTATTTCGAGTACTACGCCGGGGCCGCCGACAAGCTGCATGGCGAGACCTTGCCCTATCAGGCCGGCTATACCGTGCTCACGGTGCGCGAGCCCCATGGCGTCACCGGGCACATCATTCCCTGGAACTACCCGATGCAGATCTTCGGCCGCAGCGTCGGCGCCGCTTTGGCGGCGGGCAATGCCTGTGTGGTCAAGCCCGCCGAGGACGCCAGCCTGTCGCTGCTGCGCCTGGCGGAACTGGCGGCCCAGGTGGGTTTTCCGGCGGGCACGATCAACGTGGTCAGCGGCTACGGCCACGAAGCCGGCGCGGCGCTGTGCGCCCATCCTGGCGTCGCGCATATCTCCTTCACCGGCTCCACTGGCACCGGCGCCCTGGTGGCCAAGGCCGCCGCCGAACGGCATTGCCCGGTGACCCTGGAACTGGGGGGCAAGTCGCCGCAGATCGTGTTTGCCGACGCCGATGTGGAGCGCGCGCTGCCGGTGCTGATCAACGCCATCGTGCAGAACTGCGGGCAGACCTGTTCCGCCGGCAGCCGCCTGCTGGTGCAGCGCAGCCTCTACGAACCGCTGCTTGAGCGCCTGGCCCAGTGCTTCGGCCAACTGCGCGCCGGGCCCTCGGAGCTGGACCTGGACATGGGCCCGCTGATCAACCAGAAGCAGCTGCGTCAGGTGCGCGAGTTTGTCCGCGAAGCCGAGGCCGCCGGCATCCCGGTGGCGGCCCGCGGGCAGGTGGTGGCCGAGGCCGGCAGTGGCGGCTATTTCCAGGAGGCGGTGCTGTTTCGCGATGTGCCGCCAGACAGCCGTCTGGCCCGGGAGGAGGTGTTCGGCCCGGTGCTGGCGGTGCTGCCCTTCGAGGACGAAGCCGAGGCCATCCGCCTGGCCAACGACAGCGCCTTCGGCCTGGTGGCCGGGGTCTGGACCCGGGACGGTGCGCGCCAGCTGCGCATGGCCCACAAGCTGCGCTGCGGCCAGGTGTTCATCAACAACTACGGCGCCGGCGGCGGCGTCGAACTGCCCTTCGGCGGGGTCAAGGCCAGTGGTTATGGCCGCGAGAAGGGCTTCGAGGCCCTGCTGGGTTTCACCACCTTGAAGACCATAGCCATTCGTCACGACTGA
- a CDS encoding SDR family oxidoreductase: protein MRLANKTAIVTGAGSGFGEGIAKTFAQQGANVIVADINTTGGQRVVEEIRAAGGQAHFVEVNVAQDASVGALLRDTLEQYGGLDIVVNNAGTTHRNRPMLEVDEAEFDRVFAVNVKSIFLSAKHFVPHFRGQGGGVFINIASTAAIRPRPGLVWYNGSKGAVVVMSKTMAAELGPDNIRVNCVNPVVGATALLSEFMGVPDTPENRQKFMATIPLGRFSTPQDVANACLYLASDEAAFITGTCLEVDGGRCV, encoded by the coding sequence ATGCGTCTAGCCAACAAGACTGCCATCGTCACCGGCGCCGGTTCCGGCTTTGGCGAGGGTATCGCCAAGACCTTCGCCCAGCAGGGCGCCAACGTCATCGTCGCCGACATCAACACCACGGGCGGCCAGCGGGTGGTGGAGGAGATCCGCGCCGCCGGCGGGCAGGCCCACTTCGTCGAGGTCAACGTGGCCCAGGACGCCAGCGTCGGCGCCTTGCTGCGTGACACCCTGGAGCAGTACGGCGGCCTCGACATCGTGGTCAACAACGCCGGCACCACCCACCGCAACCGACCGATGCTGGAAGTCGACGAGGCCGAGTTCGACCGGGTGTTCGCGGTCAACGTCAAAAGCATCTTCCTCAGCGCCAAGCACTTCGTGCCGCATTTCCGTGGCCAGGGTGGCGGGGTGTTCATCAACATCGCCTCCACGGCGGCGATCCGTCCGCGTCCGGGGTTGGTCTGGTACAACGGCAGCAAGGGCGCGGTGGTGGTGATGAGCAAGACCATGGCCGCCGAGCTGGGGCCGGACAATATCCGCGTCAACTGCGTCAACCCGGTGGTCGGTGCCACGGCGCTGCTCAGCGAGTTCATGGGCGTGCCGGACACCCCGGAAAACCGCCAGAAATTCATGGCCACCATTCCCCTGGGGCGCTTCTCCACCCCGCAGGATGTAGCCAACGCCTGCCTGTACCTGGCCTCCGATGAGGCGGCCTTTATCACCGGCACCTGCCTGGAAGTGGATGGTGGACGTTGCGTGTGA
- a CDS encoding cyclase family protein, with amino-acid sequence MCGIDNDKNHPNTQQLLEGLPKNWGKWGPDDEVGALNYLQQAEVLRGVAAVRQGKTFTLQVQIGHPGGDPMWPARNPSMRFNTLDRSHYQAGKQPSMTGGAEYCDDVIFMQLQGSTQYDALGHAWYDNQLWNGYDASSTVGGMAKASVLPIAERGVVGRAVLIDMARHRGKKYLGRGETFNHLDLLAAAKAQGVAIEKRDILIIRTGSMGAFYEYGKTEFFKDLVEPGLTYSRELVDWFNQMEIPNLVTDTIANEVITDPVSGVQIPLHCALMRNLGIAFTEIVLLEDLAEDCAADGQWTFLYTAAPLKIVGGSGAPVNPIVIK; translated from the coding sequence ATGTGTGGGATCGATAACGACAAGAATCACCCCAATACCCAGCAGCTTCTTGAAGGCCTGCCGAAGAACTGGGGCAAATGGGGTCCGGACGACGAGGTCGGCGCCCTCAATTATCTGCAACAGGCCGAGGTGCTGCGTGGCGTCGCCGCGGTGCGCCAGGGCAAGACCTTCACCCTGCAGGTGCAGATCGGCCACCCCGGCGGCGACCCGATGTGGCCGGCGCGCAACCCTTCGATGCGCTTCAACACCCTGGACCGCAGCCACTATCAGGCCGGCAAGCAACCTTCGATGACCGGCGGCGCCGAGTACTGCGACGACGTGATCTTCATGCAGTTGCAGGGCTCGACCCAGTACGACGCCCTGGGCCATGCCTGGTACGACAACCAGCTATGGAACGGCTACGACGCCAGCAGCACGGTGGGCGGCATGGCCAAGGCCAGCGTGCTGCCGATTGCCGAGCGCGGCGTGGTGGGCCGCGCGGTGCTGATCGACATGGCCCGCCATCGCGGCAAGAAATACCTGGGTCGCGGCGAGACCTTCAACCACCTGGACCTGCTGGCCGCGGCCAAGGCCCAGGGCGTGGCCATCGAGAAGCGCGACATCCTGATCATCCGCACCGGCTCCATGGGCGCCTTCTACGAGTACGGCAAGACCGAGTTCTTCAAGGACCTGGTGGAGCCCGGGCTGACCTACAGCCGCGAACTGGTGGACTGGTTCAACCAGATGGAAATCCCCAACCTGGTCACCGACACCATCGCCAACGAAGTGATCACCGACCCGGTGTCCGGGGTGCAGATCCCGCTGCACTGCGCGCTGATGCGCAACCTGGGGATCGCCTTCACCGAGATCGTGCTGCTCGAAGACCTGGCCGAGGATTGCGCCGCCGACGGCCAGTGGACCTTCCTCTACACCGCCGCGCCGTTGAAGATCGTCGGTGGCAGCGGGGCGCCGGTGAACCCCATCGTCATCAAGTAA
- a CDS encoding LuxR C-terminal-related transcriptional regulator produces MTVYAQQLQDLERLAFQVSPAPQLITGHRRMLDCNQAFLRLFGYEREQLLDHLTLLLYPSQADYQSIGERSEHWLRNGQGASYTDERFMQHRNGEVFWARAHGFSLTPDDPFGLMIWHFERLDRQLAPTVRLTPREREISLHIVNGLTCKEVARKLAISHRTVEVHRARLMKKLQAKNSAELVSKIIYIS; encoded by the coding sequence ATGACCGTATATGCCCAGCAGCTCCAGGACCTAGAGCGCCTGGCCTTCCAGGTTTCCCCCGCACCGCAGTTGATCACCGGGCATCGGCGCATGCTCGACTGCAACCAGGCCTTCCTGCGCCTGTTCGGCTATGAGCGCGAGCAACTGCTGGATCACCTGACCCTGTTGCTGTACCCGTCCCAGGCCGATTACCAGAGCATTGGCGAACGCAGCGAACACTGGCTGCGCAACGGCCAGGGCGCGTCCTACACCGACGAGCGCTTTATGCAGCACCGCAACGGCGAGGTGTTCTGGGCCCGGGCCCACGGCTTCTCGCTGACCCCGGACGACCCGTTCGGGCTGATGATCTGGCACTTCGAACGCCTGGACCGGCAATTGGCGCCGACGGTGCGCCTGACCCCACGCGAGCGCGAGATCTCGCTGCACATCGTCAACGGCCTGACCTGCAAGGAAGTGGCGCGCAAGCTGGCGATCTCCCACCGCACGGTGGAGGTGCACCGCGCGCGCCTGATGAAGAAGCTGCAGGCCAAGAACAGCGCCGAGCTGGTGTCGAAGATCATCTACATCAGCTAG
- a CDS encoding acetyl-CoA acetyltransferase, with protein MNHASVSIVAAAHTSFGRLQGVTLEDLIVQVTREALADAAIDAAEIDALFLGHFNSGLVPDGFPASLMLQADPQLRFKPATRCENACASGSAAILAGVNAIRSGAAELVLVVGAEKMTGNSTAEVTQALAGAGYQNDPQEAGLSFAQLFARVAQQYTERYHSPLASMAAIAVKNHANAMANPLAQMHRPMDFEHCNQVSQSNPLIAPSLRLTDCSLISDGAAAIVLASPQRARSFRREVAIRALSQVNDLLPMASRDILAFDGPQRAIHGALREAGVSLGDMSFAEVHDCFTIAELLIYEAMGLAPKGEGHRALDEGIVRPGGRLPVNLSGGLKAKGHPVGATGVSMHALGFRQLIGEPIGLGVPRAEFGLLFNMGGMAVANYASVLQALRA; from the coding sequence ATGAATCATGCTTCCGTATCCATTGTCGCTGCCGCCCACACATCCTTCGGTCGCCTCCAGGGTGTGACCCTGGAGGACCTGATTGTCCAGGTCACCCGCGAGGCCCTGGCGGATGCCGCGATCGATGCCGCCGAGATCGACGCGCTGTTTCTCGGGCACTTCAACTCGGGCCTGGTGCCAGACGGTTTTCCCGCCTCGCTGATGCTCCAGGCCGACCCGCAATTGCGTTTCAAACCGGCCACCCGTTGCGAAAACGCCTGCGCCTCGGGCTCGGCGGCGATCCTCGCGGGGGTCAATGCGATCCGCAGTGGCGCCGCGGAACTGGTGCTGGTGGTGGGCGCGGAAAAGATGACCGGCAACTCCACCGCCGAAGTGACCCAGGCCCTGGCCGGTGCCGGTTACCAGAACGATCCGCAGGAGGCCGGCCTGAGCTTTGCCCAGCTGTTTGCCCGGGTCGCCCAGCAGTACACCGAGCGCTATCACAGCCCGCTGGCCTCGATGGCGGCGATTGCGGTGAAGAACCATGCCAATGCCATGGCCAACCCCCTGGCGCAGATGCACCGGCCGATGGACTTCGAGCATTGCAACCAGGTGTCCCAGAGCAATCCGCTGATCGCGCCGTCGCTGCGCCTCACCGACTGTTCGCTGATCAGTGACGGCGCGGCGGCGATTGTCCTGGCTTCGCCGCAGCGCGCGCGTTCGTTCCGCCGCGAAGTGGCGATCCGCGCCCTGAGCCAGGTCAATGACCTGCTGCCGATGGCCAGCCGCGACATCCTGGCCTTTGACGGCCCGCAGCGGGCCATCCACGGCGCCTTGCGCGAGGCCGGGGTGAGCCTGGGCGACATGAGCTTTGCCGAGGTCCACGACTGTTTCACCATCGCCGAGTTGCTGATCTATGAAGCCATGGGCCTGGCGCCCAAGGGCGAAGGCCATCGGGCCCTTGACGAGGGCATCGTGCGCCCCGGCGGGCGTTTGCCGGTCAACCTCTCCGGCGGGCTCAAGGCCAAGGGCCACCCGGTGGGCGCCACCGGCGTGTCGATGCATGCCCTGGGTTTTCGCCAATTGATCGGCGAGCCGATTGGCCTGGGCGTGCCCCGGGCCGAGTTCGGCTTGCTGTTCAACATGGGCGGCATGGCCGTGGCCAACTACGCCTCGGTCCTGCAAGCGCTCAGGGCCTGA
- a CDS encoding class I adenylate-forming enzyme family protein: protein MNIAHWLLDAAQRWPQRPALFEGCRQVADYQGFAARVRARALHLRHEHGIAAGDRVALLLKNSCAYLELLYAIWWSGAVAVPVNSKLHPREAAWIVGNSGARLIFTDGGRTFELPDLPADCRELPAAVMPAPAGVADTELREPWPCADHELAWLFYTSGTTGRSKGVMLSHGNLIAMSLCYPLDVDPVQAGDALVYAAPMSHGAGLYNFIHVRCGARHVVPESRGFDAPELFGLAQQLGQVSLFAAPTMVKRMVEQARQQGYDGTGIKTIVYGGAPMYQADLAQALDTFGPRLVQIYGQGECPMSISALSRELIAERQDPDWPALAASVGRPQACVEVRILDAQGQALPAGEPGEIAVRGAPVMQGYWDNPAATRATLVDGWLLTGDIGFLDSRGLLTLTDRSKDVIISGGSNIYPREVEEVLMQHPGVFEVCVVGEADAEWGESVVAFVVARDPDSLDPQVLNQWFVTRMASFKKPRKYLFCAELPKNSYGKILKTRLRQWLQDPTGTIAER from the coding sequence ATGAACATTGCCCACTGGTTGCTGGACGCGGCCCAACGCTGGCCGCAGCGCCCGGCGCTGTTCGAGGGCTGCCGCCAGGTGGCCGACTACCAGGGCTTCGCCGCGCGGGTCCGGGCCCGTGCCCTGCACCTGCGGCATGAGCACGGCATCGCCGCCGGGGACCGGGTGGCCTTGCTGCTGAAGAACAGCTGCGCCTACCTGGAACTGCTCTACGCCATCTGGTGGAGCGGGGCGGTGGCGGTGCCGGTCAACAGCAAGCTGCATCCGCGGGAAGCGGCCTGGATCGTCGGTAACTCCGGGGCCCGGCTGATCTTCACCGACGGTGGCCGGACCTTCGAGCTGCCGGACTTGCCCGCCGATTGCCGCGAGCTGCCCGCCGCAGTCATGCCGGCGCCGGCGGGCGTCGCGGACACCGAACTGCGCGAGCCCTGGCCGTGCGCCGACCACGAGCTGGCCTGGCTGTTCTACACCTCGGGCACCACCGGCCGTTCCAAGGGCGTGATGCTGTCCCACGGCAACCTGATCGCCATGTCGCTGTGCTACCCGCTGGATGTCGACCCGGTGCAGGCCGGCGATGCGCTGGTGTATGCCGCGCCGATGTCCCACGGCGCCGGGCTGTACAACTTCATTCACGTGCGCTGTGGTGCCCGGCACGTGGTGCCTGAGTCCCGGGGGTTCGATGCGCCCGAGCTGTTCGGGCTGGCGCAGCAACTGGGGCAGGTCAGCCTGTTTGCCGCGCCGACCATGGTCAAGCGCATGGTCGAGCAGGCCCGGCAGCAAGGCTATGACGGCACGGGCATCAAGACCATCGTCTACGGCGGGGCACCGATGTACCAGGCGGACCTGGCCCAGGCCCTGGACACCTTCGGCCCGCGGCTGGTGCAAATCTACGGCCAGGGCGAGTGCCCGATGAGCATCAGCGCGTTGTCCCGGGAACTGATCGCCGAGCGCCAGGACCCGGACTGGCCGGCTCTGGCAGCGTCAGTCGGGCGCCCGCAGGCCTGTGTCGAGGTGCGCATCCTCGATGCCCAGGGACAAGCCCTGCCAGCCGGCGAGCCCGGGGAAATCGCCGTGCGCGGCGCCCCGGTGATGCAAGGCTACTGGGACAATCCGGCCGCCACCCGAGCGACCCTGGTGGACGGCTGGTTGCTCACCGGCGATATCGGTTTTCTCGATAGCCGCGGTTTGCTGACCCTGACCGACCGCTCCAAGGATGTGATCATTTCCGGCGGCAGCAACATCTACCCGCGGGAAGTGGAGGAGGTGCTGATGCAGCATCCCGGGGTGTTCGAGGTGTGCGTGGTGGGCGAGGCGGATGCCGAATGGGGCGAGTCGGTGGTGGCCTTCGTGGTTGCGCGCGACCCCGACAGCCTCGACCCGCAGGTGCTCAACCAGTGGTTCGTGACGCGCATGGCGTCGTTCAAGAAACCGCGCAAATACCTGTTTTGCGCCGAGCTGCCGAAGAACAGCTACGGCAAGATTCTCAAGACCCGCTTGCGTCAGTGGCTGCAGGACCCGACAGGGACCATTGCCGAGCGCTGA
- a CDS encoding MFS transporter: MDVSSCNPQRQRRRAFIGATSGHLIEWYDYGVYGFLAVYIGQAFFVSDDPTSSLLASFAAFALSFFIRPLGGLFFGPLADRIGRRQTLITVLVLMAGSTFLLGLLPTYASIGIAAPILLVLIRCVQGFSAGGEIGTITSFIAEYAGPGRRGFATCWLMVTAVLGLLLGGAVANGMTWGLGAEVMQDWGWRMPFLLAGPLGFISLYIRLKLEDSPEFLALAQAGQTSKAPLREVWQWKRSIALVFFIITLHSSIFYLVLTFASTYMSNTLKFDSGTTLLYVFVASLSAALVMPLGGAFTDRYGRKPFLMVIGTLATLAMYWFFKTAPNATPATLFWPLMAVAILFGLYASSTYALMSELLPTRIRSTGIAVAYNIPVAVFGGSAPLISTWLIKLTGDITAPWYFYVATGVASLIALVVLRKEDFVACASEHPARQPNAAVSLPSGA, translated from the coding sequence ATGGACGTGTCCTCTTGCAACCCCCAGCGCCAGCGGCGCCGGGCCTTTATCGGCGCCACTTCCGGCCACTTGATCGAGTGGTACGACTACGGCGTCTACGGCTTTCTGGCGGTGTACATCGGCCAGGCGTTCTTCGTCTCCGATGACCCCACCAGCAGCCTGCTGGCGAGTTTCGCGGCCTTTGCCCTGAGCTTTTTCATCCGCCCCCTGGGCGGCCTGTTCTTCGGCCCGTTGGCGGACCGCATCGGCCGGCGCCAGACCCTGATCACCGTGCTGGTGCTGATGGCCGGCTCGACCTTCCTCCTGGGCCTGTTGCCAACCTACGCCAGCATCGGCATCGCCGCGCCGATCCTCCTGGTGCTGATCCGCTGTGTGCAGGGGTTCTCTGCCGGTGGCGAGATCGGCACCATCACCAGCTTCATTGCCGAATACGCCGGACCCGGGCGCCGCGGCTTTGCCACTTGCTGGCTGATGGTCACCGCGGTGCTCGGCCTGTTGCTGGGCGGCGCGGTGGCCAATGGCATGACCTGGGGCCTGGGCGCGGAAGTGATGCAGGACTGGGGCTGGCGCATGCCGTTCCTGCTCGCCGGTCCTTTGGGCTTCATCTCGCTGTATATCCGCCTGAAGCTCGAAGACAGCCCGGAGTTCCTGGCCCTGGCGCAGGCCGGGCAGACCTCCAAGGCACCGCTGCGCGAAGTCTGGCAGTGGAAGCGCTCGATTGCCCTGGTGTTTTTCATCATCACCCTGCACAGCTCGATCTTTTACCTGGTGCTGACCTTCGCCTCGACCTACATGTCCAACACCCTCAAGTTCGACAGCGGCACCACCTTGCTCTACGTGTTCGTCGCCAGCCTCTCGGCGGCGCTGGTCATGCCCCTGGGCGGGGCCTTTACCGATCGCTACGGACGCAAGCCGTTCCTGATGGTGATCGGCACCCTGGCCACCCTGGCCATGTACTGGTTCTTCAAGACCGCGCCCAACGCCACCCCGGCCACGCTGTTCTGGCCGTTGATGGCGGTGGCGATCCTGTTCGGGCTCTATGCGTCGTCGACCTACGCGCTGATGAGCGAACTGCTGCCCACGCGCATCCGCTCCACCGGCATCGCCGTGGCCTACAACATTCCGGTGGCGGTGTTCGGCGGCAGCGCGCCGCTGATCTCCACCTGGCTGATCAAGCTCACCGGCGACATCACCGCGCCCTGGTACTTCTACGTGGCCACCGGCGTGGCGTCGCTGATTGCCCTGGTGGTGCTGCGCAAGGAGGACTTTGTCGCCTGCGCCTCAGAGCACCCGGCAAGGCAGCCAAACGCGGCGGTGAGCCTGCCGAGCGGGGCCTGA
- a CDS encoding cation:proton antiporter, whose protein sequence is MQTTSATTQQPASPPMGQSAVGSQAEHLTLLFLIQLIVIFSVSRLISWLSTRCLGQTPVAGEILAGLVLGPSLLGYFFPELLHSIFVPQTSTAFIATAQVGLILLMFQVGLEFEFGAHLKGRKRSIIFISLGGLLVPFASGFFSAEFFWQQITGERPPLLAFQLFFATALSITALPILGRIFMELGLSRSRVATLTIGAAAIDDVCGWLILGGVTSIIASNFNVWTSLLRMLALALFIIVVLWQVRPLILRWIIGDLERRPLSARGISLMLIVLFASAVITNLIGVFSIIGGFIMGVALHTHRPFVAQWNAKVGGLVNAFFLPVFFAYTGLRTDVGSLEGSHALRNCFLVCLVAFASKFLGAYGSSRLLGESPRNSALIGVCMNTRALMELVVLNVGYDLGVLPKEYFTILVIMAIISTFIASPLIRLLTASERLGQAAPAVANQPVI, encoded by the coding sequence ATGCAAACCACCAGTGCGACAACCCAACAGCCCGCCAGTCCCCCCATGGGGCAATCGGCCGTGGGCTCCCAGGCCGAACACCTGACATTGCTGTTTCTGATCCAGCTGATCGTGATCTTTTCCGTCAGTCGGCTGATCTCCTGGCTCAGCACGCGCTGCCTGGGGCAAACCCCGGTGGCCGGTGAAATCCTTGCAGGCCTGGTGCTGGGCCCAAGCTTGCTGGGGTATTTCTTTCCGGAGCTGCTGCACAGCATCTTCGTGCCGCAGACCTCTACCGCCTTTATCGCGACGGCTCAGGTCGGGCTGATTCTGCTGATGTTCCAGGTGGGCCTGGAATTCGAATTTGGCGCGCACCTCAAAGGCCGCAAGCGCTCGATCATCTTCATCAGCCTGGGGGGCTTGCTGGTGCCCTTTGCCAGCGGCTTTTTCAGCGCCGAATTTTTCTGGCAGCAGATCACCGGTGAGCGACCTCCGCTGCTGGCCTTTCAGCTGTTCTTCGCCACCGCCCTGTCAATCACCGCCCTGCCGATTCTGGGGCGCATTTTCATGGAACTGGGCCTGTCGCGATCACGGGTCGCCACCCTGACCATCGGCGCCGCGGCAATCGACGATGTCTGCGGTTGGCTGATCCTGGGCGGCGTGACGTCGATCATTGCCTCGAACTTCAACGTCTGGACCTCGCTCCTGAGGATGCTGGCCCTGGCGCTGTTCATCATCGTGGTGCTGTGGCAGGTGCGGCCCTTGATCCTGCGCTGGATCATCGGCGACCTGGAACGTCGGCCCCTGTCGGCGCGCGGTATTTCACTGATGCTGATCGTGCTGTTTGCCAGCGCCGTCATCACCAACCTGATAGGGGTGTTCTCGATCATTGGCGGCTTCATCATGGGCGTGGCGCTGCATACCCACCGGCCCTTCGTCGCCCAGTGGAACGCCAAGGTCGGCGGCTTGGTCAATGCGTTCTTCCTGCCGGTGTTTTTCGCCTATACGGGCCTGCGAACCGACGTAGGTTCGTTGGAGGGCAGTCACGCCCTGCGCAACTGTTTCCTGGTGTGCCTGGTGGCCTTTGCCAGCAAGTTCCTCGGGGCCTACGGCTCCAGCCGCCTGCTGGGAGAAAGCCCAAGGAACTCGGCGCTGATCGGGGTCTGCATGAACACCCGCGCCTTGATGGAACTGGTGGTGCTCAATGTCGGCTATGACCTTGGCGTGCTGCCCAAAGAGTACTTCACCATCCTGGTGATCATGGCCATCATCAGCACCTTCATCGCCTCACCGCTGATCCGCCTGCTGACCGCCAGCGAGCGCCTGGGACAGGCCGCGCCGGCAGTTGCCAACCAGCCCGTGATCTAG
- a CDS encoding amidase, with the protein MSALTPTASGCRASGLLELSAVQLARLIKRKEISPVELVEQSIERCQEVQALCNPIAVELYRGARSAARRAEADVLRGQPLGRLHGVPFSIKEGLGLAGWPQTCGSTLRRQVTASSTATVAQRLITAGGIPVALGNQAEMALWPETDNLLYGRTLNPYRASRTAGGSSGGDAVLVASACVPFALGTDGAGSVRIPAAFNGVFGLKPSRGLVPLSGHLPLDERGREQANAQAVSAHFAAGPLCRHAEDLSEILQIIAGPDGIDRNIHSRYVPVAEPARLKRVHLYLPDKMKWSSPVSEAVSRALNDAGQCLASQGATLQAWQEPGMHNAFFIWLAVLKLEAQVRLADYLGDGQPLSYWRAARASLAGRARHATGPLLATWLDSVGDALGNPGLGRFLAQRDHLQQAFAELFDGHSVLLMPVTPGVAPEHGHALKRPFDVAYCALFNALGLPALSVPMGRLDQGCPVAVQLVAGPGQDALLLDAAVFLDTQFGGWLKPALSHFKG; encoded by the coding sequence ATGTCCGCGCTGACGCCAACGGCCTCCGGCTGCCGCGCGTCCGGGTTGCTGGAGCTGAGCGCCGTGCAACTGGCGCGCCTGATCAAGCGCAAGGAAATCTCGCCGGTCGAACTGGTGGAGCAGTCCATCGAGCGCTGCCAAGAGGTCCAGGCCCTGTGCAACCCGATCGCCGTCGAACTGTACCGCGGCGCCCGCAGTGCTGCGCGTCGGGCAGAGGCCGATGTGTTGCGCGGCCAGCCCTTGGGGCGCTTGCACGGCGTGCCCTTCTCGATCAAGGAAGGCCTGGGGCTGGCGGGCTGGCCACAAACCTGCGGCTCGACCTTGCGTCGGCAGGTCACGGCGTCCTCGACGGCGACGGTCGCCCAGCGCCTGATAACCGCGGGGGGCATTCCCGTGGCCCTGGGCAACCAGGCAGAGATGGCCCTGTGGCCGGAAACCGACAACCTGCTCTATGGCCGCACGCTCAATCCGTATCGCGCCTCGCGCACCGCCGGGGGCAGCAGCGGCGGCGATGCGGTCCTGGTGGCCAGCGCCTGCGTGCCATTTGCCCTTGGCACCGATGGCGCAGGCTCAGTGCGCATTCCCGCCGCGTTCAATGGGGTCTTTGGGCTCAAGCCGTCGCGCGGCCTGGTGCCCTTGAGCGGTCATTTGCCCCTGGACGAGCGTGGCCGCGAGCAAGCCAACGCACAGGCGGTATCCGCTCATTTTGCGGCCGGCCCGCTGTGCCGACATGCCGAGGACTTGAGCGAAATCCTGCAGATCATCGCCGGCCCCGATGGCATCGACCGCAATATCCATTCGCGGTACGTGCCCGTTGCCGAGCCCGCGCGTCTCAAGCGGGTCCACCTGTACCTGCCCGACAAGATGAAATGGAGCAGCCCGGTGTCCGAGGCCGTCTCCCGGGCCTTGAACGACGCAGGGCAATGCCTGGCCAGCCAGGGCGCCACGCTGCAGGCCTGGCAGGAACCTGGCATGCACAACGCGTTTTTCATCTGGCTGGCGGTGCTGAAGCTGGAGGCGCAGGTCCGCCTGGCGGACTACCTGGGCGATGGGCAGCCGCTGAGCTATTGGCGGGCAGCCCGCGCCAGCCTCGCCGGACGTGCGCGACATGCGACGGGGCCGTTGCTGGCGACCTGGCTGGACAGTGTCGGCGACGCCCTGGGCAATCCGGGGCTGGGGCGTTTTCTTGCCCAGCGCGATCACTTGCAACAGGCCTTCGCCGAGCTCTTCGACGGCCACAGCGTGCTGCTGATGCCCGTCACGCCAGGCGTCGCGCCGGAACACGGGCATGCCCTCAAGCGCCCCTTTGACGTTGCTTACTGCGCCCTGTTCAACGCCTTGGGCCTGCCGGCCCTCAGTGTGCCGATGGGGCGCCTGGATCAAGGCTGCCCGGTGGCCGTGCAGCTGGTTGCCGGCCCCGGCCAGGACGCATTGCTGCTGGACGCCGCGGTATTTCTGGACACTCAGTTTGGTGGCTGGCTCAAGCCAGCGCTTTCACACTTCAAGGGATAG